Genomic segment of Synchiropus splendidus isolate RoL2022-P1 chromosome 4, RoL_Sspl_1.0, whole genome shotgun sequence:
TCCTTTTCAGACGCCGTAGAAAGACAGCTTTGCCAggtcagcagtggtcagtagcccTCAGTGGAAGCAGATCAAAATCAGGAGATGTCATTTTCTTGTTGTAGAAAGGCTTCACAGCATTACGCTCACCTTTTGTCTTGAAGGAGAAGTTGCAGTGGACACAGTGGTACGGCCGTACATCCGAGTGGGTGCGAATATGTTTGCGCAGCATGCTCGGCTTCTTGCAGCGAATCCCACACTCCTCGCAGATGTATTTACCACGGCCCCGACCTCGTACGTAGACGTATTCTTCATTGGATTTGTATCTAGCGGGGGAGAACATACGCCAGTTAAACAGGGCTTTTTCTTAAAAAACAGGAGTTTTGTCGAAGCCAATAGCTCAGTCTTACCCGCCATCGAATATTTTGACCCGTCTTGGTTCTTGCTTGGAGGAGCTGCTGTCCTTCTCAGACTCGTTGCTGGTCTGAGTTTCAGGTTGGACTTTACTTCTGCTCTCTGCTGATACAGGTCTTTTGGTCACTGGCACCTAGAATTATTGAATCAATGAAGACACCTCATACAAAACGACACAATGTTGTATAAATACAGTGGGAACTTGCAGCTTCAACTCCCTAAAAGTTGAACTGAAGAAAAACTGCTCCTAATCTTCAATAACTTCTTTACTTGAAAGTGGAAATTAAGACTTACTTGGGTGAGCCAGTAGTGTTTCAACAGTATTTGATATTAGCGCACTTTCCAAAGCCGATGAGGAATTGTCATTGTCAAATTTACCTTCttacaaaatgttgtttttcattactCCGCTAAGAACAGATTAATTAACTTATTATTTCTTGTTGAGAAAATGGTTTTGAAACAGAACAGATTCAAGGTCCCACTGTCACAGGTCGCATGCTTACCCTTGGCATGACGTCTTTTAGTTTGCCTGAGTACGACACGATATCCGATTTTCCCGACGTCCTTATGGCTGAGgtgtaatgtatttttttggaGCTTTGCTTCGAGTCAAACAGAGCCATGACGACCTTGGTGGGCAAGCCAAGTGGGTTTGGGTTGTTTGGGCTTACTGCCCAGGAAGCATACGCGGAGGTCTTTAGATCCGTCTGGGGCACGTGGATGGGCTTCCTCTTCATCAAGAAGCACCATGTGTAAGTGGTGGTGGTCTTCAAGCTGGGGAAAGACAGGCGATGACTGTCTTTGGTGTTGACCACAGAAACGGACGCCGTCAGTTTTACTTGCCCACTCTGGAAACTGGAGGGCCTAATAGGGGATTTGCTTGGAGTCCATCTTTGCTCGTCCGATTTTTCGAGAGGTTTAAGATGAGTTGCAGGATTCGCATTGTTCTGCTCGCTTGGTGTGTTCAAGATCTCAGGGATGACGATGCTTGTGTTTTTCTCCACCCGAGTACAGTCAGGTGACATTGGTTTGACATCATCTGTAGCCTCCGAGTCCTTCTCTTGGTCCCCTGTAACTTGTGGCAGTGGGGGGGCGTCAGATTCAATGGGGCTGTCGActggctctgtggtgcagacctGTCTAACAAGTGTTAGTTTCCTCTGGCGAGTCACCTCTGCCATCTTGGAGTGCAGATAACTGACCGACCTGCCATCTGTCAGACAGGCTACCCCGTGTTCATCCTTGGCACGTTTCTGGTGCTTTTCCATGTAAATGTCCAAGCTGTTGGCGGGTGACAACATTCTTTTGCTGGAGGCGGTGGGTTCTTGCTGGGGACAAAGATTTACAGACGCCATTTTGGGTGTGCAAGTTGTAGACTCAAGACTAGATGCTCCCTCTGTGGAATTGTTCTGACTGCCAAGTGTGTGATTATCATCTTCTCCAccctgagagggagagagactgTTCTTGTATGAGATCGCAGGAGCCGACTGCATTTGTTCATGGGTTATAAGTATTTGTGGCAGTGTTTTAACACCGGATTGTGACTGATCAAATTGATCCCTCTGCATTTCGCTTGGGAAAACGATTTTTGTCTCAGGCGCCAATTGATTTGGATGCGCATTGTATACATTCTTGTGTCTGTCTGAGGACTTTGAAACACTCAGAACTGGATTGGCAATTGGGATGGTTAAGATTGGCATGGTCAGCTGAGTTCCATGTGAAAAGGTAAATGTTTGGCTTGCTCTCAAAGCAGGGCACTGGAGTTGGTATTTGGGCACTAAAGATTTGCTTTCTTGCGGGTCTGTTTGCTTGCTTTGTACATTTTCTCGGCAAACAAATATCTGGTTCAATGGTTGTACCTTCTGGCTTATTTGAACTCTGGAGGTCTGATGCCAAGGGTGCGGAAGTCCGTGAATTTGAGGCTGTTGAGTTGGGCTCCCCAAATTGATGctctgcaccattttttcattCTTCTGTAAGGGCAGTTCTCCAGACTGTAGGACGAAAGGCTGGGCTACAGTCCGCCTGTTGGCAATGTGAATTTGTTGGGATCTGTACTGGTTGAAGGAACTAATATTTGTGAACGAGGTCTTATCGTGGGGTAGGACCGGTTTCTGAATCGACTGCTGACTCTCTGGGCCGATCTTCAAAGACATTTGTCGGACCAATGGGCCGCGCCGCCTTTCAATTAAGGGAACTTGGTTTACTTGTCCACTTTTTGCCTGCGGAACAGGTGACGGAGATCTTCTGGGTGAGACATTTCCACAGTCAAAGGACTTGCTCCGGTAGtcacatgaaatttccaccgaCGGTTGGGTGCAAGTGATCTGTTCAGATGCAGCACGCCTCATTATTCCTGGCACACCCAGGGTGTTGAAGGCTGTTGGCTGCCCCTGAGGCTCAGCCGTTTTGCTGACACACTCCACTCTTAGAGGACTTTCAGATCTGGATGGCTCATCTCTGTCAAAAGACGCAGAGATGCTAGAACAGCGTGAGAGACTACTGTCTCGACTGAGGCTACGAGAAAGACTCGACTCAAAGCTGGAATCCCCAGAGGAGTGGTCCATTTGTGCCAGAcggattcttttctttttaggaGGAAGTTTCTCTGTTGGTAACTTTGACAAACTCTCGCTTCTTTGAGGCCAGTTAAACTGATCCACAGGTTTTTCTGTTGACTCAGATGTCTGTGTTTCATGCTCCCTATCCGAATCTTCTGTGACCAAAATCTCAGGCACCTGGATGTTGTTTTGACGCACGAGACGGGATTGGTGTACGGGAGTTGTGTGCTCACCGGCTGTTACTGGCGAGTTCTCCTCAACGCTTTGCCCCATTCGTTCCCTTCCATAGTTTGTACTTTTTGGATTTGAGATGTTTTCTGGGTAGCTATCAGAAACTGTGTTCTCCCCTTTAGGCTTGTTCAGGAGCTCCTTTTCCTTGATCTCAATGGAAGAAACTCTTTCAATAGTTTCTGTCTCGAAAGAACTTGGCCGACTTAAAGAATTAGTGTGTCTGATGACTGAAGTACCACTGCCCTGTCGTTGCATTTCCCCTTTAGGTGAGCTGCTGATTTGAGTCTCTCGTATTGGTGACAGTCTGGATTCTGTACTGCTTGAGCCTCTTGACAGGAGCTGAATTTGAGGCTGTTTAAGCGGGTTGTTCTTATGCTGGTCGACAATAACCGCATGCTGAGGCATTGCCGGATTGGTCAGTGAGGTCTGCAGTTGACATGAATCAAAACTAACTGAACACGGTGGTTTCGTTTCAGTCGGAGACTGATCATCCTCATCTCCAACACTTTTCATTTTCCTCCTTTTCCTTATCGATGTCTGTTGCTCCAGTGTTCCTGATCCCGATCTAGAAATCAGCTGTTGTTGTACAGTAACCTGAAAGACATCCTGATCTGTTTCTTTCACAACATTGGGCTTGTTCTTTGGCCCGTGAAGCTCTGAACAATAGAATTTTTTGTGCGTTTCAAAATTCTCCAATTTCCTGTACCTGTTCCGACAAGTTTCACATTCATACATAGTACCTTTGTTCTGCAGTGGCTTCCTCTGCCTTTCCTGGCCAAACTCGAAAGATCGGCTCCGCTGCATGATCTCTGTAGAATTACTGTAAACATGGTAACCGTCTTCCATGGAACGTACAGAGGGAAGCATGTGTCCCTCGCCCGTGGAAAAGTCCTCCACAACGGCAGATTGTCTGACCAAGGTGCGTGAATGTATTGCTGGATTTGGGGTGGTGGGAGCGGATGAAAAAACATCATCATTCAACGAACTTATTTTCTCATCAAATGAGTGACAGATTCGCAAAGGATGTGGAAGATGGGCGATGCTGAGTGGAAGAGCGGAATTTCCTGGCGTGGTTGGCATCGAGTTACTTCTTGTAATTGGCAAACAGTCCATCGGGGGATATTGAGATGGAACAGATAAAAGGAACACGGGCTTCGATTTATCTGTTGGAGTGAAGGGGGACTTTGGGATgtctgagctggagctggacctCCTTCCCATTGGCTTCAGATCAAACTGAAAAGAGTCTTTAAATATGTATGATTTTGGTGAATCAATGCTACCTCTTCTGGAAAGTGATGTTCGTCTCGGTTTTACACTATCAAGCTGCTTGTTGTCAACTACTGCTTCATTGTCCGATATTAGCTTCGAGATTCGCTCTTCCAGGGACAGCGCTTTTGCTTCCAATGGGGGGCGCATCTGCCCTTCAGTAGCTTGCGTCTTCCTCTCAGTTGTTACATGCATGACTGTAGCCACAACAGGAGAGACGTTGACGAGTCCATTCTTTGTTATGTCAGTTTCTCCTGGCGGCGTTATCTTGACAAATGGACTTGGCGGACTCATGGCCTGATCTGCACTTTCAGAGCGAGAGAAGTAGCCTGAATCGGTACTTCCCAAACTGCGTGGACTTAACAAACACTTTGCTTGTTGCTGTTGCGAAAAATCAGTTGCTTGTTGCCTCTGAAGCTGACCGTGGCCCCCGAGCAGGGGGGACTTGCACTGTTGGTCTTCATCTTCACTTACAGTTTCTAGCGCAGGATTTGTACCTTCCACTTCCTTCAGAGATGACAGGACTGTTATGTTTGTTCGTAGATTGGCCACCTGAAACTCTCGTTGCCGTTGGGCCGCTGTCTGCTCAGGGGCTGACCCCGTTACCCTTGGGCTGTCTGCCCTGAGAGGTGAGACATTAACTGGATAGACAACAACTTTTGGAAGTGCAGCGGTCACTTTGGGTTCATGAGCACGCTGGACGAGTGCTGGTTTCATTGACTCCAATGAAGAGTCTACTTCCACTTGTGTGGTGGCAGCACACTGTAAGCTCTTCTCAGACAAAGTTGCAACACTTCCCTGAGAGGATTCAGGGTCATGTTCCACAGTGCTCCCATCCTCGTCGCTGTCGCCACTATCTTCCGCCTCAGAATGCGTCCCGACAGCTTTATCTGATTCCTGTGAAAGTGATCCTCCACCTGATTCGGAGCGTGCAATCAGACCCAGTTTTATAGCGTGGGCGTGTGATTTCTTGTGCTTGTACAAGTTGCTTTTGGTTTTGAAAGAGAAGCCACAAGTGACACAAGGGTATGGCCTTTCACCTGTGTGAGACCTGATGTGCTTGAGCAGCACACTCGGTTTTGCACACGCTCGACTGCAGTACTCGCAGACATACTTTCCTTGCTTCTTCGGCTTTTGGTCCTTGGAGACCTGGTCGACACCAATGTTCATCACGGTTGCCACCTGAACCTGGTTGGTGCCAGGCGTCACTGGAACTTGAATGGTGCTGGGAACGCTGGCTGAGATGGACTGGCATGTCTGCACCACCGGGGGTTGGCTTTGCGGTAGAATCTTAGAGCTTGGGGGAATGGGCGTGTGAGTGATCGTGGCTGGTCCAGCATTAATGCTCATGTGCAATCTTGGTTGTTCTGGATTTGAGACTACAGGCATGAAGTGTTGGGGAATGGGTGGGGGCTGGAGTGGGCCGCCCTGTAAGGGTGCCTGCACATTCGACTGAAGTGGTGGTGCAATGCCAATGAAGTTGCCTTGTTTGTCGATGTAGTACGTCTGCATGTGTGGAGTCTGCAGACCCACATTCAGCGCCGACATATTTGTGACCCCACCACTGGGTTGAGCTGCAAACGAGTAAGGTTTACCAATGGTCGTGAGCTGCTTTTTCCTCTCAGCCAGAATACTCAAATCAGACTCCATGGCCCGCAGTAAGACATCGAGCGGGGCACTCGCTTGCGGAAGATCCCCTTCGGGGCGTTCGCTCTCACTGGTGGCTGTATGAGAAACGCTTAGTGAAGTTGCAGCACTCTCATAAAGGTTTGCTGGACTTGAGGGCACATCCTCTTGCTTCACCCTGTCCCGCTCAGCAGAAGAATCACCTTCATCAGGTGTTGGAGCGACGGGGTGGACATGTTGTGGATCGACCTTTGCACCGCTTGAGGGCGAGTTTTGGGAAGGACTGCTGGTAGAGCAAGAAGGGATGGTTTCTTTAGATGTCACATGGTGCGTATCCTCAGGGGGCTTCTGCTTCAGAGGTTTCTTCACCGGAGATTTTGGAATTTTCTTTAACTGGTTCTCCCCAACAACCTTTTTCCTCTTCAGGCCTTTAACGCTCTCCGCATTTCTTCTGCTGTCAGTGATCCCTTTGGACGGAGAGATGGAAACACGGCAATGAGCAACAGATGCAACAAGAGGACAAATCTAAACACTTGGTAGACCCGGCTTGTAATTGACTTTATGAATGATCTAaaccttgtttgtttgttgcccCATGTGTGGCTGATTTGACCCAGCAAGGATGCGTTGCGTAATGAAACTAGTGCCCCGTCACTGATTCCTGGCTTGTGTAGGTATTTCCCAGTATGAGGTCAGGGTTCCCTCAGGGCAGCAGCGTAATTAGATTAAGGAACGCCTTGTCTTTACATAACTTAATCCTTTTCTCCAC
This window contains:
- the hivep1 gene encoding zinc finger protein 40 isoform X1 → MPRTKQNHPKNLKDKIEEAQKELKDPKSSQKGITDSRRNAESVKGLKRKKVVGENQLKKIPKSPVKKPLKQKPPEDTHHVTSKETIPSCSTSSPSQNSPSSGAKVDPQHVHPVAPTPDEGDSSAERDRVKQEDVPSSPANLYESAATSLSVSHTATSESERPEGDLPQASAPLDVLLRAMESDLSILAERKKQLTTIGKPYSFAAQPSGGVTNMSALNVGLQTPHMQTYYIDKQGNFIGIAPPLQSNVQAPLQGGPLQPPPIPQHFMPVVSNPEQPRLHMSINAGPATITHTPIPPSSKILPQSQPPVVQTCQSISASVPSTIQVPVTPGTNQVQVATVMNIGVDQVSKDQKPKKQGKYVCEYCSRACAKPSVLLKHIRSHTGERPYPCVTCGFSFKTKSNLYKHKKSHAHAIKLGLIARSESGGGSLSQESDKAVGTHSEAEDSGDSDEDGSTVEHDPESSQGSVATLSEKSLQCAATTQVEVDSSLESMKPALVQRAHEPKVTAALPKVVVYPVNVSPLRADSPRVTGSAPEQTAAQRQREFQVANLRTNITVLSSLKEVEGTNPALETVSEDEDQQCKSPLLGGHGQLQRQQATDFSQQQQAKCLLSPRSLGSTDSGYFSRSESADQAMSPPSPFVKITPPGETDITKNGLVNVSPVVATVMHVTTERKTQATEGQMRPPLEAKALSLEERISKLISDNEAVVDNKQLDSVKPRRTSLSRRGSIDSPKSYIFKDSFQFDLKPMGRRSSSSSDIPKSPFTPTDKSKPVFLLSVPSQYPPMDCLPITRSNSMPTTPGNSALPLSIAHLPHPLRICHSFDEKISSLNDDVFSSAPTTPNPAIHSRTLVRQSAVVEDFSTGEGHMLPSVRSMEDGYHVYSNSTEIMQRSRSFEFGQERQRKPLQNKGTMYECETCRNRYRKLENFETHKKFYCSELHGPKNKPNVVKETDQDVFQVTVQQQLISRSGSGTLEQQTSIRKRRKMKSVGDEDDQSPTETKPPCSVSFDSCQLQTSLTNPAMPQHAVIVDQHKNNPLKQPQIQLLSRGSSSTESRLSPIRETQISSSPKGEMQRQGSGTSVIRHTNSLSRPSSFETETIERVSSIEIKEKELLNKPKGENTVSDSYPENISNPKSTNYGRERMGQSVEENSPVTAGEHTTPVHQSRLVRQNNIQVPEILVTEDSDREHETQTSESTEKPVDQFNWPQRSESLSKLPTEKLPPKKKRIRLAQMDHSSGDSSFESSLSRSLSRDSSLSRCSSISASFDRDEPSRSESPLRVECVSKTAEPQGQPTAFNTLGVPGIMRRAASEQITCTQPSVEISCDYRSKSFDCGNVSPRRSPSPVPQAKSGQVNQVPLIERRRGPLVRQMSLKIGPESQQSIQKPVLPHDKTSFTNISSFNQYRSQQIHIANRRTVAQPFVLQSGELPLQKNEKMVQSINLGSPTQQPQIHGLPHPWHQTSRVQISQKVQPLNQIFVCRENVQSKQTDPQESKSLVPKYQLQCPALRASQTFTFSHGTQLTMPILTIPIANPVLSVSKSSDRHKNVYNAHPNQLAPETKIVFPSEMQRDQFDQSQSGVKTLPQILITHEQMQSAPAISYKNSLSPSQGGEDDNHTLGSQNNSTEGASSLESTTCTPKMASVNLCPQQEPTASSKRMLSPANSLDIYMEKHQKRAKDEHGVACLTDGRSVSYLHSKMAEVTRQRKLTLVRQVCTTEPVDSPIESDAPPLPQVTGDQEKDSEATDDVKPMSPDCTRVEKNTSIVIPEILNTPSEQNNANPATHLKPLEKSDEQRWTPSKSPIRPSSFQSGQVKLTASVSVVNTKDSHRLSFPSLKTTTTYTWCFLMKRKPIHVPQTDLKTSAYASWAVSPNNPNPLGLPTKVVMALFDSKQSSKKIHYTSAIRTSGKSDIVSYSGKLKDVMPRVPVTKRPVSAESRSKVQPETQTSNESEKDSSSSKQEPRRVKIFDGGYKSNEEYVYVRGRGRGKYICEECGIRCKKPSMLRKHIRTHSDVRPYHCVHCNFSFKTKGNLTKHMKSKAHSKKCLEMGVPAGLIEDQEAEDSGDRSHVSSADRQDSDGDDSEGPDDEENDDNEEEEEDSQAESGLSTNPSVSASPQHVTSKDAEVPPSALLAQMSISSVSLALSQTQPPEFHTSDSESVPMMSPVSLSKQMSIPRPFYSSAPHPTSPPPIPGTSDSYTSDTESVHMMSPVSPCRQMSIDYPDFDVPPSPPVPGKGFKLGQGTSSAPPTVPASDSGMPVDRSTQTSSFPSQSAIQFPSHNISQVPETQTHLFSHLPRHSQQPIHNAYSMVPVGGIQLVPTGLAAYSTFVPIQAGPVQLTIPAVSVIHRNTSPLPPSITPPQPEGLQSQPLVVQEPISSVLPCFPLGQVAGLQGSTVQSVGLETLNLMGLTNTGVGSTQLLPQQGLTLGATLGLQVLAANPTSQCSNSTQTHVPGLQIVNIALPALIPSLSPLSTLSPLPVASDRQGSPDTFGAQPPQTETASSSRVTASPPDSSVISSPPELTAGRRSSPEGSSDAEPRETVERHKREKSPKQNTAPKPQVESGKDSPAEGTSDPTATRPPAGVGWQKANEDFNEASSDDEDRLVIAT
- the hivep1 gene encoding zinc finger protein 40 isoform X2, producing the protein MPRTKQNHPKNLKDKIEEAQKELKDPKSSQKGITDSRRNAESVKGLKRKKVVGENQLKKIPKSPVKKPLKQKPPEDTHHVTSKETIPSCSTSSPSQNSPSSGAKVDPQHVHPVAPTPDEGDSSAERDRVKQEDVPSSPANLYESAATSLSVSHTATSESERPEGDLPQASAPLDVLLRAMESDLSILAERKKQLTTIGKPYSFAAQPSGGVTNMSALNVGLQTPHMQTYYIDKQGNFIGIAPPLQSNVQAPLQGGPLQPPPIPQHFMPVVSNPEQPRLHMSINAGPATITHTPIPPSSKILPQSQPPVVQTCQSISASVPSTIQVPVTPGTNQVQVATVMNIGVDQVSKDQKPKKQGKYVCEYCSRACAKPSVLLKHIRSHTGERPYPCVTCGFSFKTKSNLYKHKKSHAHAIKLGLIARSESGGGSLSQESDKAVGTHSEAEDSGDSDEDGSTVEHDPESSQGSVATLSEKSLQCAATTQVEVDSSLESMKPALVQRAHEPKVTAALPKVVVYPVNVSPLRADSPRVTGSAPEQTAAQRQREFQVANLRTNITVLSSLKEVEGTNPALETVSEDEDQQCKSPLLGGHGQLQRQQATDFSQQQQAKCLLSPRSLGSTDSGYFSRSESADQAMSPPSPFVKITPPGETDITKNGLVNVSPVVATVMHVTTERKTQATEGQMRPPLEAKALSLEERISKLISDNEAVVDNKQLDSVKPRRTSLSRRGSIDSPKSYIFKDSFQFDLKPMGRRSSSSSDIPKSPFTPTDKSKPVFLLSVPSQYPPMDCLPITRSNSMPTTPGNSALPLSIAHLPHPLRICHSFDEKISSLNDDVFSSAPTTPNPAIHSRTLVRQSAVVEDFSTGEGHMLPSVRSMEDGYHVYSNSTEIMQRSRSFEFGQERQRKPLQNKGTMYECETCRNRYRKLENFETHKKFYCSELHGPKNKPNVVKETDQDVFQVTVQQQLISRSGSGTLEQQTSIRKRRKMKSVGDEDDQSPTETKPPCSVSFDSCQLQTSLTNPAMPQHAVIVDQHKNNPLKQPQIQLLSRGSSSTESRLSPIRETQISSSPKGEMQRQGSGTSVIRHTNSLSRPSSFETETIERVSSIEIKEKELLNKPKGENTVSDSYPENISNPKSTNYGRERMGQSVEENSPVTAGEHTTPVHQSRLVRQNNIQVPEILVTEDSDREHETQTSESTEKPVDQFNWPQRSESLSKLPTEKLPPKKKRIRLAQMDHSSGDSSFESSLSRSLSRDSSLSRCSSISASFDRDEPSRSESPLRVECVSKTAEPQGQPTAFNTLGVPGIMRRAASEQITCTQPSVEISCDYRSKSFDCGNVSPRRSPSPVPQAKSGQVNQVPLIERRRGPLVRQMSLKIGPESQQSIQKPVLPHDKTSFTNISSFNQYRSQQIHIANRRTVAQPFVLQSGELPLQKNEKMVQSINLGSPTQQPQIHGLPHPWHQTSRVQISQKVQPLNQIFVCRENVQSKQTDPQESKSLVPKYQLQCPALRASQTFTFSHGTQLTMPILTIPIANPVLSVSKSSDRHKNVYNAHPNQLAPETKIVFPSEMQRDQFDQSQSGVKTLPQILITHEQMQSAPAISYKNSLSPSQGGEDDNHTLGSQNNSTEGASSLESTTCTPKMASVNLCPQQEPTASSKRMLSPANSLDIYMEKHQKRAKDEHGVACLTDGRSVSYLHSKMAEVTRQRKLTLVRQVCTTEPVDSPIESDAPPLPQVTGDQEKDSEATDDVKPMSPDCTRVEKNTSIVIPEILNTPSEQNNANPATHLKPLEKSDEQRWTPSKSPIRPSSFQSGQVKLTASVSVVNTKDSHRLSFPSLKTTTTYTWCFLMKRKPIHVPQTDLKTSAYASWAVSPNNPNPLGLPTKVVMALFDSKQSSKKIHYTSAIRTSGKSDIVSYSGKLKDVMPRVPVTKRPVSAESRSKVQPETQTSNESEKDSSSSKQEPRRVKIFDGGYKSNEEYVYVRGRGRGKYICEECGIRCKKPSMLRKHIRTHSDVRPYHCVHCNFSFKTKGNLTKHMKSKAHSKKCLEMGVPAGLIEDQEAEDSGDRSHVSSADRQDSDGDDSEGPDDEENDDNEEEEEDSQAESGLSTNPSVSASPQHVTSKDAEVPPSALLAQMSISSVSLALSQTQPPEFHTSDSESVPMMSPVSLSKQMSIPRPFYSSAPHPTSPPPIPGTSDSYTSDTESVHMMSPVSPCRQMSIDYPDFDVPPSPPVPGKGFKLGQVSPVYTHCVSLCSSQPASHVSYLRKYCM